The following coding sequences are from one Acidobacteriota bacterium window:
- a CDS encoding RICIN domain-containing protein — protein sequence MNRRLINLVSVLLLLAFPLAAGAQTRSASNAEREAVMRELDYRLTRERGADIEIRIELAEAYPLGNNETGVRGRAMIRARNRDWESLWFDSALERRGGRVTRLDWGYGNRRGDARPGDPRTNDPRPDDRYQGSSSIGVLRNGRYEIQLVATNRLLDIGNGNQVVQREASRARSQQWDLEIAGGNYYSIRSAETGEVMTFEGRGESGDNVILTRERRNDEAQLWEIRPGPDNGYYFIARNGKSMDSPSSARNDGGRMQLYNRNGEANQRFRLRLVDDRTRLDDRNRGRDRYDDRGRENSGASSLRWSGRVDGEIEIEVRGNVVRERHISGQAPYDVRTSSGWSLPRRDVTVRVNRLRGRGRVEVVEQPTSRNGYVAVIRISDADRGADDYELEISWN from the coding sequence ATGAACCGACGCTTGATTAACCTGGTCAGCGTTTTGTTACTGCTGGCGTTTCCGCTGGCGGCTGGGGCGCAAACCCGCTCTGCCAGTAATGCGGAACGCGAGGCCGTGATGCGCGAACTGGACTACCGCCTGACCCGCGAACGCGGTGCTGATATAGAAATCCGTATTGAGCTCGCCGAAGCCTATCCGCTCGGCAACAACGAAACGGGTGTGCGGGGCCGCGCTATGATTCGTGCACGCAACCGTGATTGGGAATCGCTCTGGTTCGATTCCGCGCTCGAACGCCGTGGGGGCCGCGTGACGCGGTTGGACTGGGGTTACGGCAACCGGCGCGGCGATGCTCGGCCCGGTGATCCCCGCACAAACGATCCGCGCCCTGACGACCGTTATCAGGGGAGCAGCAGCATTGGCGTGTTGCGCAATGGCCGCTACGAAATTCAACTAGTGGCGACCAATCGTCTGCTCGACATCGGCAACGGCAACCAGGTCGTGCAACGCGAGGCCAGCCGCGCGCGCAGTCAGCAATGGGATTTGGAAATCGCTGGCGGCAACTATTACTCCATACGCTCGGCGGAAACTGGCGAAGTGATGACCTTTGAAGGCCGTGGCGAAAGCGGCGACAACGTCATCTTGACGCGCGAACGGCGCAATGATGAGGCGCAACTTTGGGAAATCCGCCCCGGCCCGGACAACGGCTATTACTTCATCGCGCGCAACGGCAAATCCATGGATTCGCCCAGCAGCGCTCGCAACGACGGCGGGCGGATGCAGCTATACAACCGCAACGGCGAAGCCAATCAGCGCTTCCGCTTGCGCCTGGTTGACGACCGCACGCGCCTGGATGATCGCAATCGGGGTCGGGATCGTTACGACGACCGGGGACGCGAGAACAGCGGCGCCTCAAGTTTGCGCTGGAGCGGGCGCGTGGATGGCGAGATCGAAATCGAGGTGCGCGGCAATGTGGTGCGCGAACGGCATATTTCAGGCCAGGCGCCCTATGACGTGCGCACCAGTTCGGGTTGGTCGCTGCCGCGCCGTGACGTAACGGTGCGTGTCAATCGCCTGCGCGGACGCGGGCGCGTCGAAGTGGTTGAACAACCCACCTCGCGCAATGGCTATGTGGCGGTCATCCGCATCAGCGATGCCGACCGGGGCGCGGATGATTACGAACTCGAAATCAGTTGGAACTGA
- a CDS encoding pyridoxamine 5'-phosphate oxidase family protein, with amino-acid sequence MQKLKEVAPAFVEMAHRIVWASAASVDAQGRPRSRVLHPIWQWDGAKLVGWIGTSPTPTKRAHLQASPYLSLNYWAANHDTCVAECRASWAFDEETRTMLWNLFDSTPAPLGYNPAIIPAWTSPTCDAFVALRLEPWRLRVMPGSLMLGQGGKILTWQE; translated from the coding sequence ATGCAAAAGTTAAAGGAAGTCGCTCCCGCCTTTGTCGAAATGGCGCATCGCATCGTCTGGGCCAGTGCCGCCTCGGTGGATGCCCAGGGCCGTCCGCGTTCGCGCGTCCTGCATCCGATCTGGCAATGGGACGGCGCGAAGTTGGTCGGTTGGATTGGCACTTCGCCGACGCCGACCAAACGCGCGCACCTGCAAGCCAGCCCGTATCTGTCGCTGAATTACTGGGCCGCGAACCACGACACTTGCGTCGCCGAATGCCGCGCCAGTTGGGCCTTTGACGAAGAGACGCGCACGATGCTGTGGAATCTCTTTGACAGCACGCCGGCGCCGCTCGGCTACAACCCCGCAATCATTCCCGCCTGGACAAGCCCGACGTGCGACGCCTTTGTCGCGTTGCGGCTGGAACCCTGGCGCTTGCGCGTGATGCCGGGCAGTCTGATGTTGGGGCAGGGCGGCAAGATTCTGACTTGGCAGGAATAG
- a CDS encoding saccharopine dehydrogenase NADP-binding domain-containing protein, which produces MQTRDYDVVLYGASGFTGKQTVAYFAQHAPNVRWAMAGRNHEKLAAVQAEIGASADILVADSQDQTALDAIAARTRVVLTTAGPFALYGTKLVDACVRHQTHYVDITGETVWVRELIDRYHTEAAATGTRIIPFCGFDSVPSDLGAFLMARHIQQQFGVDCRSVKAYFQMAGGVNGGTLATAFNLYESGQAVHARHPFLLNPVPEATRAALRQNQDPVTPHYDADAGAWVAPFVMGPINTRVVRRSQALFSEWQAGYGAEFSYQEYTKFNGPLGWLPAGGLAAGATLFELALQSPLRPLLKSVLPAPGQGPAEKTMNEGWFRCELLGVAVDGRQVRGVIKGQGDPGNRATVKFLCESALCLTGNPAALPGGAPHGGLLTPATGLGDILAERLKQAGMAIEIGTAPDSR; this is translated from the coding sequence ATGCAAACCCGTGATTACGATGTCGTGTTGTATGGCGCGAGCGGTTTTACCGGCAAACAGACGGTCGCCTATTTCGCTCAGCATGCGCCAAACGTGCGCTGGGCCATGGCCGGGCGCAATCATGAAAAGCTGGCTGCCGTGCAAGCTGAAATCGGCGCTTCGGCTGACATCCTCGTCGCTGACAGTCAGGATCAAACCGCGTTGGATGCCATCGCCGCGCGCACGCGTGTCGTGCTCACGACCGCCGGGCCGTTTGCCTTGTACGGTACGAAGCTCGTGGATGCCTGCGTGCGCCACCAGACACATTACGTAGACATCACGGGCGAGACCGTTTGGGTCAGAGAGTTGATTGATCGTTACCACACCGAAGCCGCCGCGACGGGCACGCGCATCATTCCGTTTTGCGGCTTTGACTCGGTGCCTTCCGATTTGGGCGCGTTCCTGATGGCGCGTCACATCCAACAGCAATTCGGTGTGGATTGCCGGAGCGTCAAAGCCTACTTTCAAATGGCGGGCGGCGTGAATGGCGGCACGCTGGCGACGGCCTTCAACCTGTATGAAAGCGGGCAGGCCGTCCACGCGCGCCATCCGTTTTTGCTGAACCCTGTGCCGGAGGCGACACGCGCCGCTTTACGGCAAAACCAGGACCCAGTCACGCCGCATTACGACGCCGACGCGGGCGCGTGGGTCGCGCCGTTTGTGATGGGGCCGATCAACACGCGCGTCGTGCGCCGCAGTCAGGCGCTGTTCAGTGAATGGCAGGCGGGGTATGGCGCGGAGTTCAGTTATCAGGAATACACCAAATTCAACGGCCCGCTGGGCTGGCTGCCGGCTGGCGGATTAGCGGCGGGCGCGACGCTGTTTGAATTGGCGCTGCAATCGCCGCTGCGGCCCCTCTTGAAATCCGTGTTGCCCGCGCCGGGGCAGGGGCCTGCGGAAAAGACGATGAATGAAGGCTGGTTCCGCTGTGAATTACTGGGTGTGGCGGTAGATGGTCGTCAGGTGCGCGGCGTCATCAAAGGCCAAGGCGATCCTGGCAATCGCGCCACAGTGAAATTTCTGTGCGAATCGGCCTTATGTTTAACAGGTAATCCCGCCGCTTTGCCTGGCGGCGCGCCACATGGCGGTTTGTTGACGCCGGCGACTGGCTTGGGCGACATTTTGGCCGAACGGTTGAAACAGGCGGGTATGGCGATTGAAATTGGAACCGCCCCAGACAGCCGCTGA